A stretch of the Comamonas testosteroni TK102 genome encodes the following:
- a CDS encoding TIGR03745 family integrating conjugative element membrane protein → MKKHLKKINSGIASIALAPVVLLATCPAFSALPTIQAPAGGSIGGGTTQEGDVLGQMGAYFKLGMTILGLVLAAIAFLFVVTASLQRYRDYTAGKIQLGDLKEFVIVSVIIISFVILMVNYAAQALS, encoded by the coding sequence ATGAAAAAACATTTGAAGAAAATTAATTCTGGAATCGCCTCTATTGCACTGGCTCCGGTTGTGCTGCTCGCAACCTGCCCTGCTTTTAGCGCTCTGCCAACAATTCAAGCTCCTGCAGGTGGAAGTATCGGCGGTGGGACTACACAAGAGGGCGATGTTCTCGGGCAAATGGGAGCGTATTTTAAACTCGGAATGACCATTCTGGGATTGGTTCTGGCCGCTATCGCGTTTCTATTCGTTGTAACTGCCTCTTTGCAGCGCTACCGTGACTACACCGCTGGCAAGATTCAATTGGGCGACCTTAAGGAGTTTGTTATTGTGAGCGTGATTATTATTAGTTTTGTGATCTTGATGGTCAACTACGCGGCACAAGCACTGTCCTAA
- a CDS encoding TIGR03752 family integrating conjugative element protein encodes MAVKSNKLTPVLVIVAFVIVGAVIVMRQNNAPTAAPMAAAPLPKTAGADEDTPSETLATVVAANKDLRADIQEVLRANQDFSKRLERLEKGAPAGATPAGAVGGSTNDTDPAPLDVFKPIGDAIDSVTGVGSGGSGGGHRPAGGSQDLGLAGGSTSYKVVPPMGYTTETTQHQGKMVTRYVRVAPDGTQSMPSAVSAAQAAQAAQATQAASKPQPVAYFTLPENSTLAGVTAMTSLIGRVPVNGRVTDPMQFKAMVGRDNLATNGWELPEDLAGMIVTGVAVGDMALSCTEGKIRSMTFVFKDGAIHTVSARRAPQTQAGAGVTAIATNGSTDLGFISDLYGNPCIQGKFVTNAPAYLTDIIGAKGLGVAAEALAQAQTTTMASSNGTTSSITGNAGSFALGRMGSGATDELVRWLTERLKSSFDAVVTPAGQQLVVHLDRQIEIDKPANPRKIVHRTQSPNVLSGARYGLE; translated from the coding sequence ATGGCAGTGAAAAGCAACAAACTCACCCCTGTTCTTGTCATCGTGGCCTTCGTCATCGTCGGTGCGGTCATCGTGATGCGCCAGAACAATGCACCGACCGCTGCACCCATGGCCGCAGCCCCCCTGCCCAAAACGGCAGGCGCAGATGAGGACACCCCCAGCGAGACGCTGGCCACAGTGGTCGCAGCCAACAAGGATCTGCGAGCAGATATTCAGGAAGTGCTCCGTGCTAACCAGGATTTCAGCAAGCGCCTGGAGCGCTTGGAGAAAGGTGCACCTGCAGGTGCCACGCCGGCTGGGGCGGTCGGTGGCAGCACTAATGACACAGATCCAGCCCCATTGGATGTCTTTAAGCCCATTGGCGACGCGATCGACTCTGTTACAGGGGTTGGCTCAGGTGGTAGTGGCGGAGGCCATCGACCCGCCGGTGGTTCCCAGGATCTAGGCTTAGCTGGCGGCAGCACTTCCTACAAGGTGGTTCCGCCCATGGGCTACACCACCGAAACAACTCAGCATCAGGGGAAGATGGTTACGCGCTATGTGCGCGTAGCGCCGGACGGCACGCAATCCATGCCCAGTGCGGTCAGCGCGGCCCAGGCCGCACAAGCTGCTCAGGCCACTCAGGCAGCCTCGAAGCCCCAACCCGTAGCTTATTTCACGCTGCCGGAGAACTCCACGCTGGCGGGCGTCACCGCGATGACCAGTTTGATCGGCCGTGTGCCGGTCAATGGCCGTGTGACGGACCCCATGCAATTCAAAGCCATGGTCGGGCGCGACAACTTGGCCACCAACGGCTGGGAGTTGCCCGAAGACCTCGCCGGGATGATCGTTACCGGCGTGGCCGTAGGCGATATGGCGCTTTCGTGCACCGAGGGAAAGATCCGCAGCATGACTTTCGTGTTCAAAGATGGTGCGATCCATACGGTTTCGGCGCGTCGTGCGCCGCAGACCCAGGCAGGTGCCGGCGTCACAGCCATCGCTACCAATGGTTCCACAGACCTTGGATTCATCAGTGATCTGTACGGCAACCCCTGTATTCAAGGCAAGTTCGTGACCAATGCGCCTGCTTACCTGACCGACATCATTGGTGCCAAGGGCTTGGGCGTGGCCGCCGAGGCCTTGGCGCAGGCCCAGACCACCACCATGGCCAGCAGCAATGGCACCACCTCCTCGATCACCGGAAATGCCGGCAGTTTTGCACTGGGCCGCATGGGTTCTGGAGCCACCGATGAGCTGGTGCGCTGGCTGACTGAGCGCCTCAAGAGCTCGTTTGACGCGGTGGTCACGCCCGCTGGCCAGCAGCTGGTCGTGCATCTGGACCGCCAGATCGAAATCGACAAGCCCGCCAACCCAAGAAAGATCGTGCACCGCACGCAGTCCCCCAATGTCCTGTCTGGAGCCCGCTATGGCCTCGAATAA
- a CDS encoding TIGR03749 family integrating conjugative element protein — translation MIQRRSLSICLLVGLQLLHGSVAAQQVESLAGSTETPEFNEPIDLGQTGTAAATPAAGANAGRTPAGGRMVAGVSVPAPLANTAVGSARRAAAEASLRRVGPAPLTSGPAERAVFAREPVRVNLTVGQERLVTLPADALLRMPSDMDSVARIETIAGTIYVTALVPFTAIRIIAELVDSGQQIPMDLIAVAAPDAKDPKGKVVSTQSAKGELQVSVIEPATVPNPTGGAALSGGQSQQQESVAADMVQLTRHAARQLYAPRRLAGGTPGVSQVGVGTEPVPTLFRGAAVDAAPVGQWKSGNLYVTAVRVTNRSRFALELPLESLRGRWLSATAQHGRIGAAGTDTDTTAVYLVCDRTFESCL, via the coding sequence ATGATCCAACGTCGTTCTCTTTCGATCTGCCTCCTGGTCGGCCTGCAGCTTCTGCACGGCAGCGTCGCTGCTCAGCAGGTCGAATCGCTTGCGGGCAGTACCGAGACGCCCGAGTTCAATGAGCCTATTGATCTGGGCCAGACGGGTACAGCAGCTGCAACACCAGCTGCTGGAGCCAATGCAGGACGCACCCCAGCTGGCGGGCGTATGGTGGCAGGTGTTAGCGTGCCCGCACCGCTGGCGAATACAGCCGTAGGTTCCGCCAGGCGCGCAGCTGCCGAAGCGTCTCTACGCCGCGTTGGTCCAGCTCCTTTGACTTCTGGCCCCGCCGAGCGTGCTGTGTTTGCGCGTGAGCCAGTCCGGGTGAATCTGACGGTCGGCCAGGAGCGCCTAGTGACCCTGCCAGCCGATGCGTTGCTGCGCATGCCCAGTGACATGGATAGCGTGGCGCGTATCGAGACGATCGCCGGCACGATCTATGTGACTGCGCTCGTGCCATTCACGGCGATCCGAATCATTGCCGAGCTGGTGGATAGCGGCCAGCAGATTCCGATGGATCTGATTGCGGTAGCCGCTCCAGACGCCAAAGACCCCAAGGGCAAGGTCGTGTCCACGCAGTCCGCTAAAGGCGAGCTGCAGGTTTCTGTGATCGAGCCCGCGACTGTGCCGAACCCCACTGGTGGAGCTGCTTTGTCTGGTGGCCAGTCTCAACAGCAAGAGAGCGTTGCTGCGGACATGGTGCAGCTCACTCGACATGCTGCCCGGCAGCTCTACGCACCTCGACGCTTGGCTGGTGGTACGCCAGGTGTGAGCCAGGTTGGCGTAGGAACCGAACCCGTGCCGACACTGTTCCGTGGCGCTGCCGTGGACGCTGCGCCCGTAGGCCAGTGGAAGTCGGGAAACCTGTATGTGACTGCGGTGCGCGTCACCAACCGCTCGCGCTTTGCCCTGGAGCTGCCCTTGGAGAGCTTGCGCGGGCGCTGGCTCTCGGCCACGGCCCAGCATGGCCGGATCGGTGCTGCCGGTACAGACACCGACACCACGGCGGTCTACCTGGTGTGCGATCGCACTTTCGAGTCTTGTCTGTGA
- a CDS encoding RAQPRD family integrative conjugative element protein gives MKRSRHSFFALLVIGVLSTTAMAWADVADDELERERLARIAGEIEQVQLMVADAEKAAPTGQRVKFRYDWLQRDLELLRLGVTNHVDAPRQPRPVAPLRGDYRQ, from the coding sequence ATGAAACGCTCACGACATTCGTTCTTTGCCCTCTTGGTGATTGGAGTGCTCTCCACCACTGCGATGGCCTGGGCAGATGTTGCCGACGACGAGCTGGAACGCGAGCGCCTGGCGCGCATCGCTGGCGAGATCGAACAGGTGCAGCTGATGGTTGCTGACGCGGAAAAAGCCGCGCCGACCGGTCAGCGCGTGAAGTTCCGCTACGACTGGCTGCAGCGCGACCTGGAGCTGCTGCGCCTCGGCGTAACGAACCATGTGGATGCACCTCGCCAACCTCGCCCAGTCGCGCCATTGCGTGGGGACTATCGGCAATAA
- a CDS encoding TIGR03747 family integrating conjugative element membrane protein, whose protein sequence is MGVAVLVGFGLFSVTVSSWLIGLVIEIGGGYFFWRGQGIRHAQEMVQQDLRYIAAAPRSLLVPDTVDFSLRIVKWVRMPYERLGALRWYQRNLAAQQAGTDAALPSFLGQSVQPQLKGLAKAGSSFIHMLSEWVVISMFVLQDVLLRLCTAVFALPAFALACLMGVIDGLVRRDRRRWQGGRESSFVYHHAKRYVGWALTGGFGLYLSWPFGGFNPAYMVLVFTVLVAFTLSTTVGAFKKYA, encoded by the coding sequence GTGGGCGTGGCCGTGTTGGTTGGCTTTGGGCTATTCAGCGTGACAGTGTCCTCGTGGCTCATCGGTCTGGTAATTGAAATCGGCGGTGGCTATTTCTTCTGGCGTGGCCAGGGCATCCGCCATGCACAGGAGATGGTGCAGCAGGATCTGCGCTATATCGCAGCCGCGCCACGCAGTCTGCTAGTGCCAGACACCGTGGACTTTTCGCTGCGCATTGTGAAGTGGGTTCGTATGCCCTACGAGCGTCTTGGTGCGCTGCGCTGGTATCAGCGCAACTTGGCCGCCCAGCAGGCGGGTACAGATGCGGCTCTGCCCAGCTTTCTGGGTCAAAGCGTGCAGCCCCAACTCAAAGGGCTGGCCAAGGCCGGCTCGTCGTTCATCCACATGCTCAGTGAATGGGTGGTCATCAGCATGTTTGTCCTGCAGGACGTTCTGCTGCGCCTCTGCACTGCTGTTTTCGCGCTCCCCGCATTTGCGCTCGCCTGCCTGATGGGAGTGATCGACGGCTTGGTGCGCAGGGATCGGCGCCGTTGGCAAGGCGGCCGCGAGTCCTCGTTCGTCTACCACCACGCCAAGCGCTATGTGGGCTGGGCGCTTACAGGTGGCTTTGGCTTGTACCTGTCCTGGCCATTCGGTGGCTTCAACCCGGCCTACATGGTTCTGGTGTTCACCGTGCTTGTGGCATTCACCCTATCGACAACAGTAGGCGCGTTCAAGAAATACGCATGA
- a CDS encoding DUF3262 family protein, with amino-acid sequence MQSEMATAFMQGAGFNPQSLKYLLFVVVFAMVFSIGAWLGTLVLKAYGDGELNAPEAMRACIGIAITVLLVVGVLGSIIL; translated from the coding sequence ATGCAATCAGAAATGGCGACTGCATTTATGCAAGGTGCCGGATTCAATCCTCAAAGCTTGAAGTACCTGCTTTTTGTCGTGGTTTTTGCGATGGTTTTTTCTATTGGCGCATGGCTCGGCACGCTGGTATTGAAGGCTTATGGAGACGGAGAGCTGAATGCACCGGAAGCCATGCGTGCATGTATTGGAATTGCCATCACCGTTCTATTAGTGGTCGGTGTGCTCGGATCAATAATTTTGTAA
- a CDS encoding TIGR03751 family conjugal transfer lipoprotein, translated as MASNNPLLLAIVLPALLAGCTAIGSRESPLKEATAGSPTLVDVYRGKFQPPQSAASSRETARDRLERASTARPIARGDEMTQRYWSALEPMQQRFARVPNPDLVMVVYPHLAKGRYPVPGYVTVFPMYESTEYAMPGEVAEELQQGRAAFSRGRTAREAGQ; from the coding sequence ATGGCCTCGAATAATCCCCTTCTTCTTGCCATCGTGCTTCCCGCGCTACTGGCTGGTTGCACGGCTATTGGGTCGCGCGAGTCTCCGCTGAAAGAGGCTACGGCTGGCAGTCCGACCCTGGTGGATGTGTATCGGGGCAAGTTTCAGCCCCCGCAGTCAGCGGCTTCCTCTCGTGAGACGGCGCGGGACCGCCTGGAGCGTGCGTCGACTGCGCGCCCGATCGCGCGCGGCGACGAAATGACACAGCGTTACTGGTCGGCCCTGGAGCCTATGCAACAGCGCTTTGCACGCGTACCCAACCCGGATCTGGTCATGGTGGTCTATCCCCACCTGGCCAAGGGCCGCTACCCCGTGCCTGGCTATGTCACGGTTTTCCCAATGTATGAGTCAACGGAGTACGCCATGCCCGGTGAGGTGGCCGAAGAGCTGCAACAAGGCCGCGCCGCATTCTCACGCGGCCGCACTGCTCGGGAGGCCGGCCAATGA
- a CDS encoding TIGR03750 family conjugal transfer protein, producing MAANDSRHQGKAPVMAPLTDRVNSEPPIINGMATSEAGYIGGVSFAVSAFIGGTIALITGFWVALPILCVIVPFAVLWYSSLYLQEVKRNRPEGFYLHSMHFYLVSHKLAKPKFLVHDGRMQLGCSYRMNSIQAKSKSSEDK from the coding sequence ATGGCAGCGAATGACTCTCGCCACCAAGGGAAGGCGCCTGTCATGGCGCCCTTGACAGATCGCGTGAATTCCGAGCCGCCGATTATCAATGGTATGGCGACGAGCGAAGCTGGGTATATTGGGGGTGTGTCGTTCGCTGTGAGCGCTTTTATTGGTGGGACGATAGCCCTTATTACCGGGTTTTGGGTCGCTCTTCCAATTTTGTGCGTTATCGTACCTTTCGCAGTCCTCTGGTATTCATCACTCTATCTGCAAGAAGTCAAGAGAAATCGGCCTGAAGGCTTCTATCTCCATTCGATGCATTTTTATCTTGTGTCACATAAATTGGCAAAGCCTAAATTCCTGGTCCATGACGGCCGGATGCAGTTGGGTTGCAGCTATCGCATGAATTCCATCCAGGCCAAATCTAAATCATCGGAAGATAAATAA
- a CDS encoding PFL_4703 family integrating conjugative element protein: protein MSSGDYLDALASERSHTKKLTNIIFAVVFFGVAGMWFASRVPKNIDLHVAPDIKAGDTIRVIDGQSPVPSTNAYGFAYYIWQQINRWQSDGSQDYGKQIYAMQFYLTPRCQAQLQTDMQQRHAKGELRRRTRQISEIPGFPYSENRVIREGSDAWTVLLDMQVQETFAGQPVKDVFIRYPLRVVRFDVDRERNPWRLGLDCFGSSQPARLNPAELKPGAPVQADLKAPRLPGTIAPSSLPRDTSVD from the coding sequence ATGAGCAGCGGTGATTATCTGGACGCCTTGGCGTCGGAGCGCAGCCATACCAAAAAACTGACAAACATTATTTTTGCAGTCGTTTTTTTCGGTGTGGCTGGGATGTGGTTCGCGTCGCGCGTTCCTAAAAATATCGACTTGCACGTCGCACCCGATATTAAGGCGGGTGACACGATACGGGTGATTGATGGGCAGTCGCCAGTGCCGTCTACAAATGCCTACGGCTTTGCGTACTACATCTGGCAGCAGATTAATCGCTGGCAAAGCGACGGCTCTCAAGACTATGGCAAGCAGATTTATGCGATGCAGTTTTATCTGACTCCGCGTTGCCAGGCGCAACTGCAAACCGACATGCAACAGCGTCACGCCAAAGGCGAGCTGCGCCGCCGTACCCGCCAGATCAGCGAGATTCCCGGCTTTCCGTACAGCGAAAACCGTGTGATCCGTGAAGGCTCGGATGCTTGGACGGTGCTGCTGGACATGCAGGTTCAGGAGACCTTCGCAGGGCAGCCGGTCAAGGACGTATTCATTCGGTACCCGCTACGCGTGGTGCGCTTCGATGTGGACCGTGAGCGCAACCCATGGCGTCTAGGCTTGGATTGCTTCGGCAGTAGCCAGCCCGCGCGCCTCAATCCTGCGGAGCTCAAGCCTGGCGCGCCGGTTCAAGCGGACCTGAAAGCACCGCGTCTGCCCGGAACTATTGCCCCTTCGAGCCTGCCTCGTGACACCTCTGTCGATTGA